Within the Bacillus pumilus genome, the region GAATTAATATACAACGGATTATGGTTCTCACCACTTAAAGGAGCACTAGATGCTTTCTTACAAGAAACACAACAGAACGTAACAGGTGTTGTACGTGTGAAACTATTTAAAGGCCATGCCATTGTTGAAGGACGTAAATCACCATATTCACTTTACGATGAAAATCTTGCAACATACACTAAAGCAGATGAATTTGATCATGATGCAGCGGTAGGATTTATTAACCTTTGGGGCTTACCAACAAAAGTAAACAGCATCGTGAATAAAAAGGAGCAGGTTAAAGCATGAAAAAGCTTTGGGGAGGCCGATTTCAAAAAACACCAGAAAAATGGGTCGATGAGTTTGGCGCGTCCATTCACTTCGACAAACAATTAGTCAAAGAAGATCTGACCGGCTCCCTTGCTCATGCAAGTATGCTGAATACATGCGGTATCCTAGACGATGAGGAGGCCGCTACCATTAAAGATGGACTGAATAAGCTCATGAAAAAGGCGGAGGCAGATGAACTCGAATTCTCAGTGGATTATGAGGACATTCATTTAAACCTTGAAAAAATGCTCATTGATGAGATTGGTCCGCTTGGCGGCAAGTTGCACACAGCGAGAAGCCGGAATGATCAGGTTGCAACCGATATGCATTTATATTTGAATAACCAAGTAGAGCATATCATTGAACTGATCTCTTCCTTTCAAACAGTGCTTGTGGAAAAAGCAGAACAGCACGTTGAAACGATTTTTCCAGGATATACGCACTTGCAACGTGCACAGCCTATTTCCTTTGCGCATCATATGCTCGCCTATTTCTGGATGCTAGAGCGTGACAAAGCGCGTTTCCAAGATTCTTTGAAGCGAATTAACGTGTCTCCACTTGGATGCGGAGCGTTAGCAGGAACGACATTCCCAATTGATCGTGAATACACAGCAGAGCTACTTGGCTTTGATCATATTTACGAAAATAGCCTTGATGGCGTAAGTGATCGGGAT harbors:
- the argH gene encoding argininosuccinate lyase, whose protein sequence is MKKLWGGRFQKTPEKWVDEFGASIHFDKQLVKEDLTGSLAHASMLNTCGILDDEEAATIKDGLNKLMKKAEADELEFSVDYEDIHLNLEKMLIDEIGPLGGKLHTARSRNDQVATDMHLYLNNQVEHIIELISSFQTVLVEKAEQHVETIFPGYTHLQRAQPISFAHHMLAYFWMLERDKARFQDSLKRINVSPLGCGALAGTTFPIDREYTAELLGFDHIYENSLDGVSDRDFILEFLSNSSLVMMHLSRLCEEIILWCSQEFKFIELDDTYATGSSMMPQKKNPDMAELIRGKTGRVYGNLMGLLTIMKGLPLTYNKDLQEDKEGMFDTVKTIAGSLQIFTGMIQTMTVNEDVMKKATKEDFSNATEVADYLAKKGMPFREAHEIVGKLVYTCIQKGIYLSDLPFETFTEASDLFEEDIYTVLDPYVAVEKRTSAGGTGFKQIQLALEKAKACLA